In Juglans microcarpa x Juglans regia isolate MS1-56 chromosome 4S, Jm3101_v1.0, whole genome shotgun sequence, a single window of DNA contains:
- the LOC121262156 gene encoding receptor-like protein 20, with translation MIVTENNAGLDYYVSYASTKKAVPVYISQIRVNLTLKGQELELVKVLTIYTSLDLSCNSFDGHIPAEIGEFKDLYALNLSHNAFTGQIPQALGNITALESLDLSSNKLIGEIPLQLAYGLIFLSTLNLSFNQLVGKIPQIKQFTTFTESSFEGNIRLCDFPMKEKCIPEELGPPPPPSKESHWNSIDWDFLSVELGFRIIEGEHTGIKDDKHEGIKVGGISDSYEEQCSMTSGMSPIDFLASQLELDV, from the exons ATGATAGTAACCGAAAATAATGCTGGACTTGACTATTATGTAAGTTATGCCTCCACGAAGAAGGCAGTGCCAGTTTACATCTCTCAAATTAGGGTCAATCTTACATTAAAAGGTCAAGAATTGGAGTTGGTGAAGGTCCTAACTATCTACACCTCACTTGACCTGTCGTGCAACAGTTTTGACGGACATATACCTGCGGAAATAGGAGAATTCAAAGACCTATATGCCCTCAACTTATCTCACAATGCTTTTACAGGTCAAATCCCACAAGCTTTAGGAAACATTACTGCTCTTGAGTCACTAGACTTGTCGAGCAACAAGCTTATTGGAGAGATTCCTCTCCAACTTGCATATGGTCTTATTTTCCTGTCAACCCTTAACCTTTCGTTCAATCAATTGGTGGGAAAGATTCCACAGATCAAGCAATTTACTACATTTACAGAAAGTTCATTTGAAGGAAATATACGGTTATGTGACTTTcccatgaaagaaaaatgcataCCTGAAGAATTGGGACCGCCACCTCCTCCATCTAAAGAATCTCACTGGAATTCAATTGATTGGGACTTCTTAAGTGTTGAATTGGGATTT AGAATCATCGAAGGCGAGCACACAGGAATCAAGGACGACAAGCACGAAGGAATCAAGGTGGGAGGGATTAGTGACAGTTACGAGGAGCAATGCTCAATGACGTCAGGTATGTCTCCAATTGATTTTTTG GCTAGCCAGCTTGAACTGGATGTATAG